The sequence below is a genomic window from Candidatus Eremiobacterota bacterium.
ATACCTTCAGCTCGGGCATCATGGAAATCGTGCTGGAGGATCGCCATGTCTACTACTATTCGCTCCGGGAGATCCCCAAGGACCTGGTTGACGCAGGTCTAAAGACCCTTAAAGCCTTCGACGTGCGCGGCAAGTTCTTTCACCTTGAGTTTTTCAGAACCCATAAAGAGGGGAAGCTCGTGGGGCTCGAGGTCAACATACGGCCTCCCGGGGGATTCACCACCGATATGTTCAACTATGCCAACGATATTGATGTCTACCAGGAATGGGCGAATATGATCGCCTTCAACGAGTTCCGCTCGCCGTACTCACGGAAATACCACTGCTGCTATATCGGCAGGAAGATGCAGAAAGGATACGCCCACTCTCATGAAGCCATGAGGGAGAGGTGGGGCGGCTGCCTGCTGGCGGAAGGGGAGATGCCCCCCGTCTTTGCCCGGGCCATGGGAGATTACTATTACCTGGCCAGGGCCAGTGAGCGGGAAACCATCCTGGAGCTGGCCGGCTATGCCCTCGAGCTGGGATAAGGGGCCCTTTACTCGTCGAATCACTTGAAGAGGCAAAAGTTCACGACTTTGCCGTCCCTGGACATGACGAACGTAATGCCCCGGTTATTGTAGCGAAGTATCTTGCCTGAGCCTCTTGGCGGAGAGATTGTTTTCGCCATATTCGGAGACTGCCGACCAGACTCTTTTGAGAGTGAGCCTGTCGGTGCGTTTGGGAAGCTCAGGGCTTTACCCTCTCTTCTGAGTCGAAGCACTATCCTTCCCTGGGCTTCAAAGGCACCGTAAAGAGCATCCATCCCTCGCCGTCAACAATCGAGAACAGATTATTGCCGGCCTTTGCCTCCCATTTGCCATGCTCTTCATTAATACTGTCCACATTTACAAATTTCTTCGCCATGATTTAACATTTCTGAAATGGTTTCTGGAGAATTCTCATGCTATAATTCTAAAGGAGTTTTATTGGGAGCAGGGGGGGTTACCAGGCATACATTGAGACACAAAGTGAGGAAAAGGACATGGACAGTATCTCATCACGCCGGACAATGGGAGACATCAGCGAATACGCGGCTTCTGGCATGGCAAAGCATACAGGCGACGACGACAGCCCTGCAGTAAGATATGATGGCGTTGAGCTTTCAGAAACCGCCTCAGCACTAAAGGACAAGAAGATATGCATCGATCCCGGCCATGGCGGCGGCGATTCCGGCGCCGTGGGACCAACCAAGTTCACTGAAAAAGAAGCAAATCTTGATATAGCTCTGAACCTGAGGCGATACCTCGAAAGCAAGGGTGCCAGGGTCATAATGACAAGAGACACTGACACATCCCTGACATCTTCGGTTTCCGGGGTAAAAGAGCTTGGCGCCCGCGTCAAAGTAGCCAATGAGAGCAAAGCGGATGTCTTTGTCTCAATCCACAACAATGCCTCTGATAATTCCGCA
It includes:
- a CDS encoding N-acetylmuramoyl-L-alanine amidase, with translation MDSISSRRTMGDISEYAASGMAKHTGDDDSPAVRYDGVELSETASALKDKKICIDPGHGGGDSGAVGPTKFTEKEANLDIALNLRRYLESKGARVIMTRDTDTSLTSSVSGVKELGARVKVANESKADVFVSIHNNASDNSATGGTETYYYAKGSAASKLLARTVFDHQVEKLGLHPRGTFPAKFYVIKYTDMPAVLSESAFVSNAEEEAKLKDPAFRHTVAEAIGDGIEEYFVKMQGGSIDSSKPNLPDDGKWDPLPCEKYLTVAQKSTSYSSEL